The Ranitomeya imitator isolate aRanImi1 chromosome 6, aRanImi1.pri, whole genome shotgun sequence genome window below encodes:
- the LOC138643519 gene encoding epiplakin-like, whose translation RLLDISGNKFPSTQIGIESILKSRTITVTQGRFKGKDIAIWEILNSENISAEKREELIRKYKSGTLSLEELITVLLKIIQETEITSSTDRPVITETKKLKTLTAQQDMAAELLIKADPTVQEEGIQKALESIHIEVKKGQYAARPMSLWDLIHSKYISETKRQELLGNYKLTVEDILQIVTQSVEEFEQKNIKSTIEAEGKPKAERSRSITTQEQEDLLKSELVEASRGILHGQKVSVWELLHSEFITESKKNEILQNYSSGVWNLEQIIRIITTTIENTASDETIRLTNGELHKALNVISVNLITHEFQKQRPSLWKVLHSKYLSEGKRKEQLSKHQVTVEKVKQTILQLIDDSELCNNQEIQNELELKFTEVSSGEFKGQNVSVWFLLYSKYITEEKRQELLQKYRSGTLTLEELLKTITTIIEETERIRSLKFKGFRRQVTATELLQSEIIDQNTLNELTEGRKTVEEVTKMDNVKRYLEGSGSIAGVFVTSKKDPSQKEKVTIYKAMLNGRLRPGTALILLEAQAATGFVIDPIENKKLSVDEALDAGLIGREIYDKLLSAERGVTGYKDPYTNEKISLFQAMKKELILKDHGIRLLEAQIATGGIIDPIHSHRVPVEVAYRRGYFDEEMNQILSDPNDDTKGFFDPNTHENLTYLQLLQRCVTDPDTGLSFLDISGNRFPSTQIGIESILKSRTITVTQGRFKGKDIAIWEILNSENISAEKREELIRKYKSGTLSLEELITVLLKIIQETEITSSTDRPVITETKKLKTLTAQQDLAAELLIKADPTVQEEGIQKALESIHIEVKKGQYAARPMSLWDLIHSKYISETKRQELLGNYKLTIEDILHIVTQSIEEFEQKNIKSTIEAEGKPKAERSRSITTQEQEDVLKSELVEASKGILHGQKVSVWELLHSEFITESKKNEILQNYSSGVWNLEQIIRIITTTIENTASDETIRLTNGELHKALNVLSVNLTTHEFQKQRPSLWKVLHSKYLSEGKRKEQLRKHQVTVEKMKQIILQLIDDSELRNDQEIQNELELKFTEVSSGEFKGQNVSVWFLLYSKYITEEKRQELLQKYRSGALTLEELLKAITTIIEETERIRSLKFKGFRRQVTATELLQSEIIDQNTLNELSEGSKTVEEVTKMDNVKRYLEGSGSIAGVFVTSKKDPSQKEKVTIYKAMLNGRLRPGTALILLEAQAATGFVIDPIENKKLSVDEALDAGLIGREIYDKLLSAERGVTGYKDPYTDEKISLFQAMKKELIVKDHGIRLLEAQIATGGIIDPIHSHRVPVEVAYKRGYFDEEMNQILSDPSDDTKGFFDPNTHENLTYLQLLQRCVTDPGTGLHLLDISEEQKVKSVLQSRSVQVDVGTFKGKETSVWDLLYSQYISVEKREELLKKYRASTLTIEELMTILITIITETHSQSVSSVESSIKQSFQSVTVKISTGNLQEESMSLWDLLHSKYIPEDKREELIEKYKSGTLTIQEIINIVLSMIHGSSKTEVIVKKEVRVTSAPIHFDHWPSEQQVQNALLVIPSVLSEKQSQRESVSAWDLLNSEQLPKDKKNELLQTFTASVREVISTCGSILKDPSIKASEFIAISGQQQKTFQSSTSLVSVGQTFTSSSSILGSEAAGTKRAQTQDFLKTVDLTLTVGQLKDHKSSVWELLHSSYVTPEKKNELIEGYENGRLSLAELMKCIMEIFMKAEEATLEVSSHHTVTVSSEKTDAEYPEAIQKSLQAFSLDNYGGEFAGRSTSLWHLLHSAAITQTIRRQLLTKYYTTVKTIVTTLINEVQRKAFSIKPDTETFLKSVQVQVSIGEFKLEGKTHSLWDLLHSKYLTEDKRRELIEKYESKSITWEEMFKNITAVIKETEEKSRNIKFSGLRRQVSASELLKSEIIDQDTLLQLAHGTKSLQEVTQMNTVKRYLEGTKCIAGVLVPSKADPTVKEKMSIYDAMLKRILRPGTALVLLEAQAATGFIVDPIKNIKLTVDEAVASRVFGKELHSKLLSAERAVTGYNDPTTNQKISLFQAMQKDLIVKDHGIRLLEAQIATGGIIDPVHSHRVPVDVAYKRGYFDEVMNQILSDPSDDTKGFFDPNTHENLTYLQLIQRAVQDADTGLLMLEVANK comes from the coding sequence AGGTTGTTGGATATCAGTGGGAACAAATTTCCTTCCACTCAGATTGGCATAGAAAGTATATTGAAGTCCAGAACAATTACAGTCACACAAGGTCGCTTTAAAGGAAAAGATATCGCCATCTGGGAGATTCTCAATTCTGAAAACATttcagcagagaaaagagaagaactgATAAGAAAGTACAAATCTGGGACTTTATCTCTTGAAGAACTTATCACTGTACTCCTAAAAATCATTCAAGAAACTGAGATAACCTCATCCACAGACCGTCCAGTCATCACTGAGACTAAGAAACTGAAAACTTTGACTGCTCAGCAAGATATGGCGGCAGAGCTGCTAATAAAGGCTGATCCCACTGTACAGGAGGAAGGAATCCAGAAGGCTCTAGAAAGCATCCACATCGAAGTAAAAAAAGGACAGTATGCTGCACGGCCGATGTCTCTATGGGATCTCATTCACTCCAAATACATATCGGAGACTAAAAGGCAAGAACTTCTAGGCAACTACAAGTTAACTGTCGAAGACATACTGCAGATAGTTACACAGTCTGTTGAAGAGTTTGAGCAAAAAAACATCAAGTCAACCATTGAAGCAGAAGGCAAGCCAAAGGCAGAAAGAAGCAGATCCATCACAACACAAGAACAGGAAGATCTCCTGAAGTCTGAATTGGTGGAGGCCTCCAGAGGAATACTCCATGGACAAAAGGTCTCAGTTTGGGAACTCCTGCATTCTGAATTCATCACCGAGAGTAAAAAGAATGAGATCTTACAGAATTATTCATCCGGGGTCTGGAATCTGGAGCAGATCATAAGAATTATCACAACTACTATTGAGAATACAGCCTCTGATGAGACTATCAGACTTACTAATGGTGAACTCCACAAAGCTCTGAATGTCATCTCTGTAAACCTCATAACTCACGAATTCCAAAAACAAAGACCATCGCTATGGAAAGTTCTCCACTCCAAGTATCTCTCAGAAGGCAAGAGGAAGGAACAGCTGAGCAAACACCAGGTCACTGTAGAAAAAGTGAAGCAAACTATCCTACAGTTAATAGATGATTCTGAACTTTGTAACAACCAAGAAATCCAAAATGAACTGGAGCTTAAATTCACTGAAGTAAGTTCTGGGGAATTTAAGGGACAGAATGTCTCTGTATGGTTTCTACTCTATTCCAAGTATATTACAGAAGAAAAGAGGCAAGAATTACTTCAGAAGTACAGATCGGGGACATTGACCTTGGAGGAACTTTTGAAAACTATTACAACAATAATTGAAGAGACAGAAAGAATTCGCAGCTTGAAATTTAAGGGTTTCCGGAGACAGGTGACTGCCACTGAACTTCTGCAATCTGAAATCATTGATCAGAATACTCTGAATGAGTTGACTGAAGGCAGAAAGACCGTCGAGGAGGTCACTAAGATGGACAATGTGAAGAGATATCTTGAAGGAAGTGGCTCTATCGCTGGTGTGTTTGTGACCTCCAAGAAAGATCCCTCACAAAAAGAAAAGGTGACCATTTATAAAGCCATGCTGAATGGGAGACTAAGACCTGGAACGGCTTTGATTCTCCTCGAAGCTCAAGCAGCTACTGGATTTGTGATTGACCCTATTGAGAACAAGAAGCTTTCTGTAGATGAAGCTTTAGATGCAGGACTGATTGGACGGGAGATTTATGATAAACTCCTGTCAGCAGAAAGAGGAGTTACTGGTTACAAAGATCCCTATACAAATGAGAAAATCTCACTATTCCAAGCCATGAAAAAAGAGCTTATTTTGAAAGATCATGGAATCCGCCTTTTGGAAGCCCAGATAGCCACAGGAGGCATCATCGACCCAATACACAGTCACCGTGTCCCTGTGGAGGTCGCATATAGGCGAGGTTACTTTGATGAAGAGATGAACCAGATCCTTTCTGATCCCAACGACGATACAAAGGGATTCTTTGATCCGAACACTCATGAGAACCTCACCTACCTTCAGCTCCTCCAGAGGTGTGTGACTGACCCAGACACGGGTCTCAGCTTTTTGGATATCAGTGGGAACAGATTTCCTTCCACTCAGATTGGCATAGAAAGTATATTGAAGTCCAGAACAATTACAGTCACACAAGGTCGCTTTAAAGGAAAAGATATCGCCATCTGGGAGATTCTCAATTCTGAAAACATttcagcagagaaaagagaagaactgATAAGAAAGTACAAATCTGGGACTTTATCTCTTGAAGAACTTATCACTGTACTCCTAAAAATCATTCAAGAAACTGAGATAACCTCATCCACCGACCGTCCAGTCATCACTGAGACTAAGAAACTGAAAACTTTGACTGCTCAGCAAGATCTGGCGGCAGAGCTGCTAATAAAGGCTGATCCCACTGTACAGGAGGAAGGAATCCAGAAGGCTCTAGAAAGCATCCACATCGAAGTCAAAAAAGGACAGTATGCTGCACGGCCGATGTCTCTATGGGATCTCATTCACTCCAAATACATATCGGAGACTAAAAGGCAAGAACTTCTAGGCAACTACAAGTTAACTATCGAAGACATATTGCATATAGTTACACAGTCTATTGAAGAGTTTGAGCAAAAAAACATCAAGTCAACCATTGAAGCAGAAGGCAAGCCAAAGGCAGAAAGAAGCAGATCCATCACAACACAAGAGCAGGAAGATGTCCTGAAGTCTGAATTGGTGGAGGCCTCCAAAGGAATACTCCATGGACAAAAGGTCTCAGTCTGGGAACTTCTGCATTCTGAATTCATCACTGAGAGTAAAAAGAATGAGATCTTACAGAATTATTCATCCGGGGTCTGGAATCTGGAGCAGATCATAAGAATTATCACAACTACTATTGAGAATACAGCCTCTGATGAGACTATCAGACTTACTAATGGTGAACTCCACAAAGCTCTGAATGTCCTCTCTGTAAACCTCACAACTCACGAATTCCAAAAGCAAAGACCATCGCTCTGGAAAGTTCTCCACTCCAAGTATCTCTCAGAAGGCAAGAGGAAGGAACAGCTGAGAAAACACCAGGTCACAGTAGAAAAAATGAAGCAAATTATTCTACAATTAATAGATGATTCTGAACTTCGTAATGACCAAGAAATCCAAAATGAACTGGAGCTTAAATTCACTGAAGTAAGTTCTGGAGAATTTAAGGGACAGAATGTCTCTGTATGGTTCCTTCTCTATTCCAAGTACATTACAGAAGAAAAGAGGCAAGAATTACTTCAGAAGTACAGATCCGGGGCATTGACCTTGGAGGAACTTTTGAAAGCTATTACAACAATAATTGAAGAGACGGAAAGAATTCGCAGCTTGAAATTTAAGGGTTTCCGGAGACAGGTGACTGCCACTGAACTTCTGCAATCTGAAATCATTGATCAGAATACTCTGAATGAGTTGTCTGAAGGCAGTAAGACCGTCGAGGAGGTCACTAAGATGGACAATGTGAAGAGATATCTTGAAGGAAGTGGCTCTATCGCTGGTGTGTTTGTGACCTCCAAGAAAGATCCCTCACAAAAAGAAAAGGTGACCATTTATAAAGCCATGCTGAATGGGAGACTAAGACCTGGAACGGCTTTGATTCTCCTTGAAGCTCAAGCAGCTACTGGATTTGTGATTGACCCTATTGAGAACAAGAAGCTTTCTGTAGATGAAGCTTTAGATGCAGGACTGATTGGACGGGAGATTTATGATAAACTCCTGTCAGCAGAAAGAGGAGTTACTGGCTACAAAGATCCCTACACGGATGAGAAAATCTCATTATTCCAAGCCATGAAAAAAGAGCTAATTGTGAAAGATCATGGAATCCGCCTTCTGGAAGCCCAGATAGCCACAGGAGGCATCATCGACCCAATACACAGTCACCGTGTCCCTGTGGAGGTCGCATATAAGCGAGGTTACTTTGATGAAGAGATGAACCAGATACTTTCCGATCCTAGTGACGATACAAAGGGATTCTTTGATCCGAACACTCATGAGAACCTCACCTACCTTCAGCTCCTCCAGAGGTGTGTGACTGACCCAGGCACGGGTCTGCATTTGTTAGATATAAGTGAAGAACAAAAAGTAAAATCCGTTCTACAGTCTAGAAGTGTTCAAGTCGATGTTGGCACATTTAAAGGAAAAGAAACATCTGTGTGGGATCTTCTATATTCTCAGTACATATCAGTGGAGAAACGAGAAGAACTACTGAAGAAGTATCGTGCCAGCACACTGACCATTGAAGAGCTGATGACCATCCTTATAACAATTATCACTGAAACTCATAGTCAATCTGTGTCCTCCGTAGAAAGCTCAATTAAACAGTCTTTTCAGTCTGTTACAGTAAAAATATCTACAGGGAATCTTCAAGAAGAATCCATGTCCCTCTGGGACCTTCTACATTCGAAATATATCCCGGAGGACAAGAGGGAAGAATTGATCGAGAAGTACAAGTCCGGAACATTGACAATTCAAGAAATCATCAACATTGTCTTATCCATGATTCATGGGTCCTCAAAAACTGAAGTGATTGTAAAGAAGGAGGTCAGAGTAACATCAGCTCCCATCCACTTCGACCATTGGCCTTCAGAACAGCAAGTCCAAAATGCTCTACTAGTAATTCCCAGTGTCTTGTCTGAAAAACAATCGCAGCGGGAGAGCGTTTCAGCCTGGGACCTTCTCAACAGCGAACAGTTGCCAAAGGATAAGAAGAATGAACTTTTACAGACATTTACAGCTTCTGTCAGAGAAGTTATAAGCACCTGTGGCAGCATCCTTAAAGACCCTTCAATCAAAGCTTCTGAATTTATTGCTATCAGTGGACAACAGCAAAAAACATTCCAGTCCTCCACATCCCTGGTCTCTGTAGGTCAGACTTTCACTAGCAGCTCATCAATTCTTGGAAGTGAAGCTGCTGGAACAAAGAGGGCCCAGACACAGGACTTTCTCAAGACCGTGGACCTCACACTGACCGTAGGTCAGCTCAAGGATCACAAAAGTTCTGTATGGGAATTACTGCATTCTTCATATGTTACACCTGAAAAGAAGAATGAACTCATAGAAGGGTATGAAAACGGAAGGCTGTCTCTTGCAGAGCTTATGAAATGTATCATGGAAATCTTTATGAAAGCTGAAGAAGCCACCTTAGAAGTTTCAAGTCATCATACCGTCACAGTATCATCTGAGAAGACAGATGCTGAGTATCCAGAGGCAATCCAGAAATCTCTGCAAGCATTTTCTCTTGATAATTATGGTGGTGAATTTGCTGGACGGAGCACTTCGCTGTGGCATTTACTACACTCTGCAGCCATTACCCAAACCATACGCAGGCAACTACTCACAAAGTACTACACCACGGTCAAAACCATTGTTACCACACTAATCAATGAAGTCCAAAGGAAAGCCTTCTCAATCAAGCCAGACACTGAGACGTTCCTCAAATCAGTCCAAGTACAGGTCAGCATCGGCGAATTCAAGTTAGAAGGCAAAACTCATTCTCTTTGGGATCTTCTTCACTCAAAGTATCTCACAGAAGACAAAAGAAGAGAGCTCATCGAGAAATATGAATCCAAATCCATAACATGggaagaaatgttcaaaaatattacTGCAGTCATAAAAGAAACTGAGGAGAAGAGTCGAAATATCAAGTTTTCTGGTTTACGGAGGCAAGTGTCAGCTTCTGAACTGCTGAAGTCTGAAATTATTGACCAGGACACGCTTTTACAGTTGGCTCATGGAACCAAATCCTTACAAGAAGTGACTCAGATGAATACTGTGAAGAGGTATCTGGAGGGAACCAAATGCATTGCTGGTGTTCTTGTTCCTTCTAAAGCTGACCCAACCGTCAAGGAGAAAATGAGCATCTATGACGCCATGCTGAAGCGCATATTAAGACCAGGGACAGCACTGGTTTTACTCGAGGCTCAAGCAGCCACTGGATTCATTGTTGACCCAATAAAAAATATCAAGCTCACCGTAGATGAAGCTGTAGCTAGTCGTGTATTTGGCAAAGAGCTTCACTCAAAACTCCTGTCTGCTGAGAGGGCTGTGACGGGCTACAATGACCCAACTACAAACCAGAAAATCTCATTGTTCCAGGCAATGCAGAAAGACCTCATTGTCAAGGATCATGGtattcgcctgctggaagctcagaTTGCAACTGGTGGTATTATTGACCCAGTGCACAGTCACCGTGTCCCCGTGGATGTGGCCTACAAGCGAGGCTACTTTGATGAGGTGATGAACCAGATCCTTTCCGATCCTTCTGATGACACCAAAGGTTTCTTTGACCCCAACACTCATGAAAATCTCACCTACCTGCAGCTGATCCAGAGGGCTGTCCAAGACGCTGATACCGGACTGCTCATGTTGGAGGTGGCCAACAAATAA